In one window of Candidatus Sulfuricurvum sp. RIFRC-1 DNA:
- the metH gene encoding methionine synthase, translating to MSLKQTLLETISRRALIIDGAMGTQLQERADKIPESAWEGLEGCNELLNVTCPEVMSDIFHAYLVSGADLITTNTFGSFSWVLDEYGIGHRAYELSKAGAAVCKAECDKFSTPEHRRYVLGSIGPGTKLPSLGHIHYDEMLAGYLECCLGLIDGGCDIFLLETCQDPLQIKAALHACEAANRKRGSDLPIMVSVTIELAGSMLIGTDAATIATILEPFDIISLGFNCGTGPEQYGKHVRTLSEVWGKPISVHANAGLPQNRGGYSYYPMGPDEFAQLQCDFLNYDGVSFLGGCCGTTPQHIRALVNKVSSITPKKPSGETTPSIASLFNTVELIQTPAPLLIGERSNSTGSKAFRELIIASDYEGTLSVGQAQVRDGAHCLDVNVEFAGRDGAVDMAHVMRLYNQKISIPLMPDATRVNTMEEALKCIGGKPIINSVNLEDGEERLDAICSLAKKFGTALVCLVIDEKGMAKTTEDKMRIADRIYDLCVNRHHIDPRNLMFDMLTFTVGSGDVEYRDAAIQTLEAIRQLHTKYPNVGSTLGLSNISFGLSMNARVFLNSVFLHHCIEAGMTSVIINVKHIVPLAKMSEEDRAVCEELLFNPDDQSLFKFIEHFSDKTIDNTKNDEEYESLSDEEKIAKLLIDGDKERMIPLVERARTQINPDTIVNEILIDAMKIVGELFGSGKMQLPFVLQSAETMKTTVDYLNPYLSKQEKETDTTLVIGTVKGDVHDVGKNLVDIILSNNGFKVINVGIKTELEEYLDVMKAQEIHAIGMSGLLVKSTQVMRDNLETMAGMGITTPVLLGGAALTRSFVDDFCRPIYNGAIFYCRDAFDGVIAMSRIEKYNADPSIGLDTRLGGDMIERAAKEVVDVVIPPFHELNMPSEVKIPTPPFWGRRVLRKEQLDFDMVCEWINRRSLFKLHWGYKRAGMPVDEYKKLLETKVYPSYERIKREIVKRGLFDPTVIYGYYPVRSSDQELLIFDESYGWNIDENANRQSLDEVIGNAKYVFEFPRQRKAPHRALSDFFTHTRDDVLPLTCVSVGDKFSEYEKELYAANEYLEYNLVHGFGVELAEALAEVAHKQIRLDLNIAHNDEGFSLRDVRLNRYAGARYSFGYPACPDLEQSRIIFDLLRPEEFGITLSETFQIHPEQSTTALVVHHKEATYYNI from the coding sequence ATGTCCCTCAAACAAACGCTTCTTGAAACTATCTCTCGCCGAGCTCTTATAATCGATGGCGCTATGGGAACCCAGCTTCAAGAGCGTGCCGATAAAATACCTGAGAGTGCATGGGAGGGGTTAGAGGGGTGCAATGAGCTCCTAAACGTCACCTGCCCAGAGGTGATGAGCGATATTTTTCACGCCTACCTCGTCTCCGGTGCGGATCTCATCACGACCAACACTTTCGGTTCCTTTAGCTGGGTATTGGACGAATACGGGATCGGACATCGTGCCTATGAACTCTCCAAAGCGGGAGCCGCAGTCTGTAAAGCAGAGTGTGATAAATTTTCCACTCCTGAACACCGGCGTTATGTTTTGGGTTCTATCGGACCGGGAACCAAGCTCCCCTCTCTCGGACACATTCACTACGATGAGATGCTCGCAGGGTATCTAGAGTGTTGTTTGGGACTCATCGACGGCGGATGCGATATTTTCCTCCTTGAAACCTGCCAAGACCCACTCCAAATCAAAGCCGCACTCCATGCCTGCGAAGCGGCTAACCGCAAACGAGGTTCTGATCTTCCTATTATGGTGTCCGTTACGATCGAGTTGGCGGGGTCTATGCTCATCGGTACCGATGCGGCAACCATCGCCACGATTTTAGAGCCCTTCGATATCATCAGTCTGGGATTCAACTGCGGAACCGGACCGGAGCAATACGGGAAACACGTTAGAACCCTCAGTGAAGTGTGGGGAAAACCGATCTCGGTTCATGCCAATGCGGGCTTGCCTCAAAACCGAGGCGGCTATTCGTACTACCCGATGGGACCCGATGAGTTTGCTCAGCTGCAATGTGACTTTTTAAACTATGACGGCGTCAGTTTCCTCGGTGGATGCTGCGGAACAACCCCTCAGCATATCCGTGCACTGGTGAATAAAGTTTCTTCCATCACCCCCAAAAAACCAAGCGGAGAGACAACACCCTCTATCGCATCGTTGTTTAACACCGTCGAACTGATCCAAACACCCGCTCCGCTACTCATCGGAGAGCGCTCCAATTCGACCGGATCGAAAGCGTTTCGTGAACTGATCATCGCGAGCGATTACGAGGGGACACTCAGCGTCGGTCAAGCACAAGTACGAGATGGCGCCCACTGTCTCGATGTCAACGTCGAGTTTGCGGGGCGTGATGGTGCGGTGGATATGGCGCACGTCATGAGACTCTACAACCAAAAAATTTCCATCCCCCTTATGCCCGATGCGACCCGTGTCAACACAATGGAAGAGGCACTCAAATGCATCGGCGGCAAACCGATTATCAACTCCGTCAACCTCGAAGACGGTGAAGAGCGTCTCGATGCTATCTGTTCACTGGCTAAAAAATTCGGAACAGCCCTCGTATGTCTTGTCATTGACGAAAAGGGAATGGCAAAAACAACCGAAGATAAAATGCGCATTGCGGATCGGATTTATGATCTGTGTGTCAACCGCCACCATATCGATCCTCGCAATCTGATGTTTGACATGCTCACCTTTACCGTGGGAAGCGGGGATGTGGAGTACCGTGACGCCGCCATCCAAACCTTAGAAGCTATCCGCCAACTGCATACGAAATATCCTAACGTCGGCTCAACACTGGGGCTCTCCAACATCTCTTTTGGACTCAGCATGAATGCCAGAGTCTTTTTGAACAGTGTCTTTTTACACCACTGTATTGAAGCGGGTATGACATCGGTTATCATCAACGTCAAACATATCGTACCGCTTGCCAAAATGTCCGAAGAGGATCGTGCCGTCTGTGAAGAGTTGCTCTTTAACCCGGATGATCAGTCCCTCTTTAAATTTATCGAACATTTCAGTGATAAAACCATCGACAACACTAAAAACGACGAAGAATACGAGAGCTTGAGCGATGAAGAAAAAATTGCCAAACTCCTTATCGACGGGGATAAAGAGCGGATGATTCCTCTTGTTGAACGGGCACGGACACAGATCAATCCTGACACCATTGTCAATGAAATCCTCATCGATGCGATGAAAATCGTCGGAGAGCTTTTCGGATCGGGAAAAATGCAGCTTCCGTTTGTATTGCAAAGTGCCGAGACGATGAAAACCACCGTTGACTATCTCAACCCCTACCTCTCCAAACAGGAAAAAGAGACCGATACTACCCTCGTCATCGGGACGGTCAAAGGGGATGTTCATGATGTGGGGAAAAATCTCGTCGATATCATCCTCTCAAACAACGGATTCAAGGTGATCAATGTTGGGATCAAAACCGAACTCGAAGAGTATCTCGATGTGATGAAAGCCCAAGAGATTCACGCCATCGGGATGTCCGGGCTGCTCGTCAAATCGACCCAAGTGATGAGAGACAACTTAGAGACAATGGCCGGTATGGGAATCACCACACCGGTACTTCTCGGCGGTGCGGCACTCACCCGTAGTTTCGTGGACGATTTCTGCCGCCCGATCTATAACGGGGCGATCTTTTATTGCCGCGATGCCTTTGACGGGGTGATCGCCATGAGCCGAATTGAAAAATACAATGCCGATCCAAGCATAGGGCTCGACACCCGCCTCGGCGGAGATATGATTGAACGTGCCGCCAAAGAGGTTGTGGATGTTGTTATCCCACCGTTTCATGAGTTGAACATGCCAAGCGAGGTAAAAATTCCGACCCCTCCTTTTTGGGGGCGTCGGGTATTACGCAAAGAACAACTCGATTTTGACATGGTATGCGAATGGATCAACCGCCGCAGTCTCTTTAAATTGCATTGGGGATACAAACGTGCCGGAATGCCGGTGGATGAGTATAAAAAACTTCTCGAGACCAAAGTTTATCCGTCCTATGAGCGGATCAAACGAGAGATTGTCAAACGGGGACTGTTTGACCCGACGGTGATTTACGGATACTATCCTGTCCGAAGCAGCGATCAGGAACTTCTGATTTTTGATGAGAGTTACGGATGGAATATCGATGAAAACGCGAACCGTCAGAGCCTCGACGAAGTGATCGGGAACGCCAAATACGTGTTTGAGTTTCCGCGTCAGCGCAAAGCACCCCATCGCGCACTAAGCGACTTTTTCACCCATACCCGCGATGACGTATTACCGCTAACGTGTGTTAGCGTAGGGGATAAATTCAGCGAGTACGAAAAAGAGCTGTATGCCGCGAATGAATACCTCGAATACAACCTGGTACACGGGTTTGGGGTAGAGCTTGCCGAAGCGTTAGCCGAAGTGGCACACAAACAAATCCGACTTGACCTCAATATTGCACACAATGATGAAGGGTTTAGTCTCCGTGATGTCCGTCTCAACCGCTATGCGGGGGCACGATACAGCTTCGGGTATCCGGCGTGTCCTGATTTGGAACAGAGCCGTATCATCTTCGATTTATTACGCCCTGAAGAGTTTGGCATTACCCTCTCTGAGACGTTCCAAATTCACCCTGAGCAAAGTACCACGGCTCTCGTCGTCCATCATAAAGAGGCGACGTACTACAATATCTAG